From Synechococcus sp. A10-1-5-1, a single genomic window includes:
- the tuf gene encoding elongation factor Tu, producing the protein MAREKFERNKPHVNIGTIGHVDHGKTTLTAAITNVLAKKGQAKVQNYADIDGAPEERERGITINTAHVEYETAGRHYAHVDCPGHADYVKNMITGAAQMDGAILVVAATDGPMAQTKEHILLAKQVGVPALVVALNKCDMVDDEEILELVEMEVRELLSSYDFPGDDIPVVKVSGLKAIEGDADWEAKIDELMDAVDSAIPEPEREVDKPFLMAVEDVFSITGRGTVATGRIERGVVKVGEEIEIVGIKDTRKTTVTGVEMFRKLLDEGMAGDNVGLLLRGIQKEDIERGMVLVKPGSITPHTKFEGEVYVLKKEEGGRHTPFFAGYRPQFYIRTTDVTGQITAFTADDGSNVEMVMPGDRIKMTGELICPVAIEQGMRFAIREGGRTIGAGVVSKIIA; encoded by the coding sequence ATGGCTCGCGAGAAGTTCGAAAGGAATAAGCCCCACGTCAACATCGGCACCATTGGCCACGTTGACCACGGCAAGACCACCCTCACCGCCGCCATCACCAACGTGCTGGCCAAGAAGGGTCAGGCGAAAGTGCAGAACTACGCCGACATCGACGGTGCTCCTGAAGAGCGTGAGCGCGGTATCACCATTAATACCGCTCACGTCGAGTACGAGACCGCTGGTCGTCACTACGCCCACGTGGACTGCCCCGGCCACGCGGACTACGTGAAGAACATGATCACCGGTGCTGCCCAGATGGACGGCGCCATTCTGGTGGTGGCCGCCACCGACGGCCCCATGGCCCAAACCAAGGAGCACATCCTCCTGGCCAAGCAGGTGGGTGTTCCCGCTCTGGTGGTTGCACTGAACAAGTGCGACATGGTCGACGACGAGGAGATCCTCGAGCTCGTCGAGATGGAAGTGCGTGAACTGCTGAGCAGCTACGACTTCCCCGGCGACGACATCCCCGTGGTGAAGGTCTCCGGCCTCAAGGCCATCGAAGGCGACGCTGATTGGGAAGCCAAGATCGATGAGCTGATGGATGCGGTTGATTCCGCCATCCCCGAGCCCGAGCGTGAAGTCGACAAGCCCTTCCTGATGGCTGTCGAAGACGTCTTCTCCATCACCGGCCGCGGCACCGTGGCCACCGGCCGCATCGAGCGCGGTGTGGTCAAGGTGGGCGAGGAAATTGAGATTGTGGGTATCAAGGACACCCGCAAGACCACCGTCACCGGTGTGGAAATGTTCCGCAAGCTGCTCGATGAGGGCATGGCCGGCGACAACGTGGGTCTGCTGCTCCGCGGCATCCAGAAGGAAGACATCGAGCGCGGCATGGTGCTCGTGAAGCCCGGCTCCATCACCCCTCACACCAAGTTCGAGGGTGAGGTCTACGTGCTGAAGAAGGAAGAAGGCGGCCGCCACACCCCCTTCTTTGCTGGCTACCGCCCGCAGTTCTACATCCGTACGACCGACGTGACCGGTCAGATCACCGCTTTCACCGCCGACGACGGCTCCAACGTGGAAATGGTGATGCCCGGTGACCGCATCAAGATGACCGGCGAGCTGATCTGCCCCGTCGCCATCGAGCAAGGCATGCGCTTCGCTATCCGCGAAGGCGGCCGCACCATCGGTGCTGGCGTGGTCTCCAAGATCATCGCCTGA
- a CDS encoding methyltransferase domain-containing protein encodes MLMVAVAAVLLLVGLAIWSARDRAFESTASVAEAYDRWTDDQLLERLWGDHVHLGHYGSPPQSRDFRAAKADFVHELVRWSGLDQLPPGSTVLDVGCGIGGSARILARDYGLNVLGISISPGQIERAQQLTPEGLSCRFAVMNALDLQLENGSFDAVWSVEAGPHMPDKQRYADELLRVLKPGGLLAVADWNRRDPEVKPLNRKERWVMHQLLVQWAHPEFASIPGFRRNLEQSRWSSGALVETADWSRETLPSWIESILEGVRRPRAVLGLGPKAVLMGLRESPTLLLMHWGFATGMMQFGVFRTRKPSA; translated from the coding sequence ATGCTCATGGTCGCCGTTGCGGCTGTGCTGCTGTTGGTGGGTCTGGCGATTTGGTCAGCGCGAGATCGTGCTTTTGAGAGCACCGCCAGCGTGGCTGAGGCCTACGACCGCTGGACCGACGACCAACTGCTCGAGCGGCTTTGGGGCGATCACGTGCATCTGGGCCACTACGGCTCCCCCCCGCAATCCAGAGACTTCCGAGCCGCTAAGGCTGACTTCGTCCACGAACTGGTGCGCTGGAGCGGCTTGGATCAACTTCCCCCCGGCAGCACCGTCTTGGATGTGGGCTGCGGCATCGGTGGTAGTGCCCGGATCCTGGCCCGCGACTACGGCCTGAATGTGCTCGGCATCAGCATCAGCCCAGGACAAATCGAACGGGCCCAGCAACTCACCCCTGAAGGCCTGAGCTGCCGCTTCGCCGTGATGAATGCCCTGGATCTGCAGCTGGAGAACGGCAGTTTTGATGCGGTCTGGAGCGTGGAAGCTGGCCCCCACATGCCGGACAAACAGCGCTACGCCGATGAACTGCTGCGGGTTCTCAAACCCGGCGGTCTGCTGGCTGTGGCCGACTGGAACCGCCGCGATCCTGAGGTCAAACCGCTGAACCGCAAGGAGCGCTGGGTGATGCACCAGCTCCTGGTGCAGTGGGCCCACCCGGAGTTCGCCAGCATCCCAGGTTTTCGCCGCAACCTTGAGCAGAGCCGCTGGAGCAGCGGTGCCCTCGTGGAAACCGCCGATTGGAGCCGCGAGACCCTGCCCTCTTGGATCGAGTCGATCCTTGAAGGAGTCCGCAGACCCAGGGCCGTCCTGGGTCTTGGCCCCAAAGCCGTCTTGATGGGGCTGCGGGAATCCCCCACCCTGCTGCTGATGCACTGGGGCTTCGCCACTGGAATGATGCAGTTCGGCGTCTTTCGAACCCGCAAACCCTCGGCCTAG
- a CDS encoding Rne/Rng family ribonuclease → MPQQIVIAEQLRIAAVLTDERVDELVVAQGLYQIGDVYLGTIENVLPGIDAAFVNIGEGEKNGFIHVSDLGPLRLKKGTVGITELLEPRQKVLVQVMKEPTGTKGPRLTGNLTLPGRFLVLQPHGQGVNISRRITAESERNRLRALGVLIKPPGAGLLIRTEAEGISEELLIDDLEALLRQWEAIQTAAESATPPVLLNRDDDFIHRILRDHYTPEVARIVVDAQDAVSRVNTFLGSDPHQVLVEHHSEPTEILEHYKVNAAIRDALKPRVDLPSGGYVIIEPTEALTVIDVNSGSFTRSANARETVLWTNYEAATEIARQLKLRNIGGVVIIDFIDMESRRDQLQLLEHFTSEVRSDSARPQIAQISELGLVELTRKRQGQNIYELFGRACPSCGGLGHVVVLPGQDTLQPLASVSGLVRSAASARAEASTPVALEGGSGGRRRGRGRGGRSSDGDVTTGYEDSGLVAAGQADPVATTSSSEGHNRRPEPELVAVPMEPEQELVYGWLGLNPALLLDPAPNPDNLMVRVVRPGQDADAVLDEARQQLAAAGPRRRRRGRGGQNANTNGAVPAPVAVAQVEPTGVAITPLPTVSITEVAITEAPLTTVAITDASASPAQDEPAPARTGRTRTRSRSSASTSSGAVAVTEAPVAEAAVVSSPPADETDDNGEPRRRRRRSSASD, encoded by the coding sequence ATGCCCCAGCAGATCGTCATCGCCGAGCAACTGCGCATTGCCGCCGTTCTCACCGATGAGCGTGTCGACGAGCTTGTCGTCGCACAGGGCCTCTACCAAATCGGCGACGTCTATCTCGGGACGATCGAGAACGTCCTGCCCGGCATTGATGCCGCCTTCGTCAATATCGGAGAGGGCGAGAAGAACGGTTTTATTCATGTTTCCGATCTCGGTCCCCTTCGCCTGAAGAAAGGCACCGTTGGCATCACAGAGCTGCTCGAGCCCCGGCAGAAGGTTCTCGTCCAGGTGATGAAGGAGCCCACCGGCACCAAGGGCCCTCGCCTGACCGGCAACCTCACCCTTCCTGGTCGTTTTTTGGTGCTGCAGCCCCATGGCCAGGGCGTCAATATCTCCCGCCGGATCACGGCTGAAAGCGAGCGCAATCGTCTCCGCGCCCTGGGTGTGCTGATCAAGCCCCCGGGTGCGGGTCTGCTGATCCGCACTGAAGCCGAAGGCATCAGCGAAGAGCTGCTGATCGACGATCTCGAGGCGCTGCTGCGCCAGTGGGAAGCCATTCAGACGGCGGCCGAATCCGCAACGCCTCCGGTTCTGCTGAACCGCGACGACGACTTCATCCACCGCATCCTGCGGGACCACTACACCCCTGAGGTGGCTCGGATCGTCGTGGATGCCCAGGACGCGGTCTCCCGGGTCAACACCTTCCTGGGCAGCGATCCCCATCAGGTGCTGGTGGAGCACCACAGCGAGCCCACCGAGATCCTTGAGCACTACAAGGTCAATGCGGCCATCCGCGATGCCCTGAAGCCTCGGGTGGATCTGCCCTCGGGCGGCTACGTGATCATCGAGCCCACCGAGGCCCTGACGGTGATTGACGTCAACTCGGGCTCCTTCACCCGTTCGGCCAATGCGCGCGAGACCGTCCTCTGGACCAACTACGAGGCGGCGACCGAGATCGCCCGTCAGCTGAAACTGCGCAACATCGGTGGTGTCGTGATCATCGACTTCATCGATATGGAGTCGCGCCGCGATCAGCTGCAACTGCTGGAGCACTTCACCTCTGAAGTCCGCTCGGATTCAGCCCGTCCCCAGATCGCGCAGATCAGTGAACTGGGCTTGGTGGAGCTCACCCGCAAGCGCCAGGGCCAGAACATCTACGAACTCTTCGGTCGGGCCTGTCCCAGCTGCGGTGGTCTGGGTCATGTGGTGGTCCTGCCCGGGCAAGACACCCTGCAACCCCTGGCCAGCGTGTCGGGCTTGGTTCGCTCGGCTGCCTCGGCCCGTGCTGAAGCCTCGACCCCTGTGGCCTTGGAGGGCGGCAGCGGCGGCCGCCGCCGCGGTCGGGGTCGCGGAGGACGCAGCTCCGATGGGGACGTCACCACGGGTTACGAAGACAGTGGTTTGGTGGCCGCTGGCCAGGCCGATCCTGTCGCCACGACCAGCAGCTCGGAAGGCCACAACCGCCGGCCTGAGCCCGAACTGGTCGCTGTCCCGATGGAACCTGAACAGGAATTGGTCTATGGCTGGTTGGGTCTCAACCCAGCCCTGCTCCTGGATCCTGCTCCGAATCCCGACAACTTGATGGTTCGAGTGGTCCGTCCGGGGCAAGACGCTGATGCGGTCCTGGATGAGGCCCGTCAGCAGTTGGCCGCTGCTGGTCCCCGCCGCCGCCGCCGAGGTCGCGGCGGACAGAACGCCAACACCAACGGCGCGGTGCCCGCTCCGGTGGCCGTTGCTCAGGTCGAACCCACCGGTGTGGCGATCACGCCGCTCCCCACCGTTTCGATCACGGAAGTGGCGATCACGGAGGCCCCGCTGACCACGGTGGCGATCACCGATGCATCGGCTTCGCCGGCCCAAGACGAGCCGGCTCCAGCCCGCACGGGCCGGACTCGCACCCGGAGCCGCAGTAGTGCCAGCACCTCCAGCGGTGCCGTGGCTGTCACCGAAGCTCCTGTGGCTGAAGCCGCTGTGGTCTCGAGCCCTCCGGCAGACGAGACCGACGACAACGGAGAGCCCCGTCGTCGCCGTCGCCGTTCATCGGCCAGCGACTGA
- a CDS encoding LON peptidase substrate-binding domain-containing protein, giving the protein MTQLAVRELPLFPLPDVVLFPQEVLPLHIFEPRYRMMLRTVLESDRRFGVVRWDPQEGTMASVGCCAEILQCQTQDDDRSYIVTMGQQRFRLLEVVREAPFKVGLVSWIEDDQPDDHAQLQDLSGEVSSALKDVVELTGKLMGKPTSLPNDLPDLPRELSYWIGSHLGGPVADQQQALLEITNTEERLRQEFELLDETRRQLAARTVLESTLRDLKAGESEEN; this is encoded by the coding sequence GTGACGCAACTGGCCGTGAGAGAACTGCCGCTGTTCCCGCTGCCGGATGTGGTGCTCTTCCCCCAGGAAGTGCTGCCGTTGCACATCTTTGAGCCGAGGTACCGGATGATGCTGCGCACGGTCCTGGAGAGCGACCGGCGTTTCGGGGTGGTCCGCTGGGACCCCCAGGAAGGAACGATGGCGAGCGTGGGCTGTTGCGCTGAGATCCTCCAGTGCCAGACCCAGGACGATGACCGCAGTTACATCGTCACGATGGGCCAACAGCGCTTCAGGTTGTTGGAGGTGGTGCGTGAGGCCCCCTTCAAGGTCGGCCTGGTGAGCTGGATCGAAGACGATCAGCCTGACGACCACGCCCAACTGCAGGATCTCTCGGGCGAAGTCAGCAGTGCTCTTAAGGACGTAGTGGAGCTGACCGGCAAATTGATGGGTAAACCCACCAGCCTCCCCAACGATCTGCCTGATCTACCCAGGGAGCTCTCGTATTGGATTGGCTCGCACCTGGGGGGCCCCGTGGCCGATCAACAGCAAGCGCTACTGGAGATCACCAACACCGAAGAACGGCTGCGCCAGGAGTTCGAGCTGCTGGATGAGACCCGCCGCCAGCTCGCCGCACGAACGGTCTTGGAGTCGACCTTGAGGGATCTGAAGGCCGGCGAGAGCGAGGAGAACTGA
- the rpsL gene encoding 30S ribosomal protein S12, with translation MPTIQQLIRSERTRLTRKTKSPALRSCPERRGVCTRVYTSTPKKPNSALRKVARVRLTSGFEVTAYIPGIGHNLQEHSVVMIRGGRVKDLPGVRYHIIRGTLDTAGVKDRRQSRSKYGAKTPKD, from the coding sequence ATGCCCACGATTCAGCAGCTGATCCGCAGTGAGCGGACGCGCCTTACCCGCAAGACCAAGTCGCCCGCACTGCGCTCCTGCCCTGAGCGCCGTGGTGTCTGCACCCGCGTTTACACCTCAACCCCCAAGAAGCCCAACTCGGCTCTGCGGAAGGTGGCTCGTGTGCGCCTGACCTCCGGCTTCGAGGTGACCGCCTATATCCCCGGTATCGGCCACAACCTTCAGGAACACTCCGTGGTGATGATCCGCGGCGGTCGTGTGAAGGATCTGCCCGGCGTCCGCTACCACATCATTCGCGGCACCCTGGACACCGCTGGTGTGAAAGACCGTCGTCAGTCCCGCTCCAAGTACGGCGCCAAAACCCCCAAGGATTGA
- the pheA gene encoding prephenate dehydratase has product MRIAFLGPVGTYGEQAAQAFAQLEQWETPELLPQTGIRAVIQALAAGRVDAAVVPVENSVEGGVTASLDALWEHPELEISRAVVLPIRHALVGSGSVDGVSEVLSHPQALAQCSLWLSNNLPNALQLPTSSTAEAARMVAGSHFRAAIASQQAAKDHGLKELAYPINDVAGNCTRFLLLRQGERNWHGELASLAFSLQANQPGALLKALACFAHRGLNMSRIESRPSKREMGEYIFFVDLELPDGPESLHQAMEELRPLCEHLAVFGAYPMTQL; this is encoded by the coding sequence ATGCGCATTGCTTTTCTTGGTCCGGTGGGCACCTATGGGGAGCAGGCGGCCCAAGCCTTCGCGCAGCTGGAGCAGTGGGAGACACCTGAACTGCTCCCCCAGACGGGGATTCGCGCGGTGATCCAGGCCCTGGCGGCAGGCCGGGTTGATGCCGCCGTGGTCCCCGTCGAGAACTCGGTGGAAGGTGGGGTCACCGCTTCCCTGGACGCCCTGTGGGAGCACCCCGAGCTGGAGATTTCACGGGCGGTGGTCCTTCCCATTCGTCACGCCCTCGTCGGGAGCGGCAGTGTCGATGGGGTCAGTGAAGTGCTCTCCCACCCCCAGGCCTTGGCGCAGTGCAGCCTCTGGCTGAGCAACAACCTGCCCAATGCCCTGCAGCTGCCCACCAGCTCCACCGCCGAAGCGGCACGAATGGTCGCCGGCAGTCATTTCCGGGCGGCCATCGCTTCCCAGCAGGCCGCCAAGGATCATGGCCTCAAGGAGCTGGCCTACCCCATCAATGATGTGGCCGGCAACTGCACCCGCTTTTTGCTGCTCCGTCAGGGGGAACGCAATTGGCATGGGGAGCTGGCCAGCTTGGCCTTCTCCCTACAGGCCAACCAGCCCGGTGCCCTACTCAAAGCCCTGGCTTGTTTCGCGCACCGTGGCTTGAACATGAGCCGGATCGAGTCCCGCCCCTCCAAGCGGGAAATGGGCGAATACATCTTTTTTGTGGACCTGGAGCTCCCGGATGGACCGGAGTCCCTGCATCAGGCCATGGAGGAGCTCAGGCCCCTCTGTGAGCACCTGGCGGTGTTTGGTGCCTACCCGATGACCCAGCTCTAG
- a CDS encoding ribonuclease HII has product MRIAGVDEVGRGCWFGPVFAGAVVLSDPARETLAAAGLTDSKALSAKRRALLVPLIVELAEAWALGQASAQEIDGVGIRSATERAMLRALQRLGSPAPEHVLVDGNLPLRLWAGSQETVVRGDSAHLEIAAASVLAKQARDALLVRLSERYPGYGFERHAGYGTAQHRAAVLSLGPTVLHRHSFLRKVLAA; this is encoded by the coding sequence ATGCGGATCGCTGGCGTCGATGAAGTCGGACGGGGCTGTTGGTTCGGCCCTGTCTTCGCTGGGGCTGTGGTCTTGAGCGATCCCGCTCGAGAGACCCTGGCCGCGGCGGGTTTGACCGACAGCAAAGCGCTCTCGGCCAAGCGGCGGGCCCTGTTGGTCCCTTTGATCGTGGAGCTGGCGGAGGCGTGGGCTCTAGGGCAGGCCTCCGCTCAGGAAATTGATGGAGTGGGGATCCGCAGCGCCACTGAACGGGCCATGCTGCGGGCCTTGCAGCGCCTGGGTTCTCCGGCTCCAGAGCATGTCTTGGTGGATGGGAACCTTCCCCTGCGCCTCTGGGCTGGCTCCCAGGAGACAGTCGTGCGCGGCGACAGCGCGCACCTTGAGATTGCGGCGGCCAGTGTGCTGGCTAAGCAGGCCCGGGATGCCCTGTTGGTGCGATTGTCAGAGCGCTATCCGGGTTATGGCTTTGAGCGCCACGCCGGATATGGCACAGCACAACATCGGGCCGCCGTGCTCTCCCTTGGCCCAACAGTGCTCCATCGCCACAGTTTTCTGCGCAAGGTGCTGGCGGCTTAG
- the fusA gene encoding elongation factor G, which produces MARAIPLERVRNIGIAAHIDAGKTTTTERILFYSGVVHKIGEVHDGAAVTDWMAQERERGITITAAAISTSWNDHRINIIDTPGHVDFTIEVERSMRVLDGVIAVFCAVGGVQPQSETVWRQADRYSVPRMVFVNKMDRTGADFLKVHGQIKDRLKANAVPIQLPIGAEGELSGIIDLVKNRAFIYKDDLGKDIEEADVPADMKDLVEEWRATLMETVAETDEALIEKFLEEGELSEAELAKGIREGVLKHGLVPMLCGSAFKNKGVQLLLDAVVDYLPAPVDVPPIQGVLPNGDEAVRPSDDNAPFSALAFKVMADPFGKLTFIRMYSGVLQKGSYILNSTKDKKERISRLIVLKADDREEVDELRAGDLGAVLGLKNTTTGDTLCVDSDPIILESLYIPEPVISVAVEPKTKGDMEKLSKALQSLSEEDPTFRVSTDPETNQTVIAGMGELHLEILVDRMLREFKVEANIGAPQVSYRETIRGSAKGEGKFARQTGGKGQYGHVVIEMEPGEPGTGFEFVNKIVGGVVPKEYIGPAEAGMKETCQSGVIAGFPLIDVRVTMVDGSYHDVDSSEMAFKIAGSMAFKDGVKKCNPVLLEPMMKVEVEVPEDFLGSVIGDLSSRRGQVEGQSIDDGQSKVQSKVPLAEMFGYATQLRSMTQGRGIFSMEFSHYEEVPRNVAEAIISKNQGNS; this is translated from the coding sequence GTGGCTCGCGCTATTCCCCTGGAACGCGTCAGGAATATTGGTATTGCGGCACACATTGATGCCGGTAAAACCACCACCACCGAACGAATCCTGTTCTATTCAGGTGTGGTGCACAAGATCGGTGAGGTGCATGACGGCGCCGCCGTGACCGATTGGATGGCCCAGGAGCGCGAGCGGGGCATCACCATCACCGCTGCTGCGATTTCCACCAGCTGGAACGACCACCGGATCAACATCATTGATACCCCTGGTCACGTGGACTTCACCATCGAGGTGGAGCGCTCCATGCGTGTGCTGGACGGTGTGATCGCCGTCTTCTGTGCTGTGGGTGGTGTTCAACCCCAGTCTGAAACCGTCTGGCGTCAAGCGGATCGCTACAGCGTTCCCCGCATGGTGTTCGTCAACAAGATGGACCGCACGGGCGCTGACTTCCTGAAGGTGCACGGTCAAATCAAGGACCGCCTGAAGGCCAACGCTGTCCCCATTCAGCTTCCCATTGGCGCTGAGGGTGAACTGAGCGGCATCATCGACCTCGTCAAGAACCGCGCCTTCATTTACAAGGACGACCTCGGCAAGGACATCGAGGAAGCCGATGTGCCCGCCGACATGAAGGATCTCGTCGAGGAGTGGCGCGCCACCCTGATGGAGACCGTTGCCGAAACCGACGAAGCCCTGATCGAGAAGTTCCTCGAAGAGGGTGAACTGAGCGAGGCTGAACTCGCCAAGGGCATCCGCGAGGGCGTTCTGAAGCACGGCTTGGTGCCGATGCTGTGCGGCTCCGCCTTCAAGAACAAGGGTGTTCAGCTTTTGCTCGACGCCGTTGTCGACTACCTGCCTGCCCCCGTAGATGTGCCCCCGATCCAGGGTGTGCTCCCCAACGGTGACGAGGCCGTTCGTCCCTCCGATGACAACGCTCCCTTCAGCGCCCTGGCGTTCAAGGTGATGGCCGACCCCTTCGGCAAGCTGACCTTCATCCGGATGTATTCCGGAGTGCTGCAAAAGGGCAGCTACATCCTCAACTCCACCAAGGACAAGAAAGAGCGCATTTCTCGTCTGATCGTGCTCAAGGCCGACGACCGTGAGGAAGTGGACGAGCTGCGCGCCGGCGACCTCGGCGCTGTTCTGGGTCTGAAGAACACCACCACCGGCGACACCCTGTGCGTCGATTCCGATCCGATCATTCTGGAATCGCTCTACATCCCCGAGCCTGTGATCTCGGTGGCTGTGGAGCCCAAGACCAAGGGCGACATGGAGAAGCTCTCCAAAGCCCTCCAGTCCCTGTCCGAAGAAGATCCCACCTTCCGGGTCTCCACCGATCCGGAGACCAACCAAACCGTGATCGCCGGCATGGGCGAACTCCACCTGGAAATCCTGGTGGACCGCATGCTTCGTGAGTTCAAGGTCGAGGCCAACATCGGCGCCCCTCAGGTGTCCTATCGCGAAACCATTCGCGGCAGCGCCAAGGGCGAGGGCAAATTTGCCCGTCAGACCGGTGGTAAGGGCCAGTACGGCCACGTGGTGATCGAAATGGAGCCCGGCGAGCCGGGCACCGGGTTCGAATTCGTCAACAAGATCGTTGGCGGTGTCGTGCCCAAGGAGTACATCGGTCCGGCTGAGGCCGGGATGAAGGAAACCTGCCAGTCCGGTGTGATTGCCGGTTTCCCCCTGATCGATGTCCGAGTCACCATGGTCGACGGGTCGTACCATGACGTCGACTCGTCGGAGATGGCGTTCAAAATCGCCGGCTCCATGGCCTTCAAAGACGGCGTCAAGAAGTGCAACCCTGTACTCCTTGAGCCCATGATGAAGGTCGAGGTAGAGGTTCCCGAGGACTTCCTTGGAAGCGTCATCGGTGACCTCTCATCGCGCCGCGGTCAGGTTGAAGGACAGTCCATCGACGATGGGCAGTCCAAGGTCCAGTCCAAGGTGCCCCTGGCCGAGATGTTCGGCTACGCCACCCAGCTCCGATCCATGACCCAGGGTCGGGGTATCTTCTCGATGGAATTCAGCCATTACGAGGAAGTTCCTCGCAACGTGGCAGAAGCCATCATCTCCAAGAATCAGGGCAATTCCTGA
- a CDS encoding AIR synthase has translation MPKGQGMQVTAAAAAELGRQAAVAGTPGMMHLDLVDGSCERWVIRIRPGRLAGVPVARADGITLFAPGDQEERLNTLELDYRGDLSGGGFLIRTGRDHRVCACGAAFGPADEPSPGSSTSTK, from the coding sequence ATGCCCAAGGGCCAAGGCATGCAAGTCACCGCAGCGGCTGCCGCAGAGCTCGGCCGCCAAGCGGCCGTCGCCGGCACCCCGGGGATGATGCACCTTGACCTGGTGGATGGCAGCTGCGAGCGCTGGGTGATTCGCATCCGTCCCGGCCGTCTGGCAGGCGTTCCCGTGGCACGCGCCGATGGGATCACGCTGTTCGCCCCCGGCGACCAGGAGGAGCGACTCAACACCCTCGAGCTCGACTATCGCGGTGATCTCAGCGGGGGCGGATTTCTGATCCGCACCGGCCGTGACCACCGCGTTTGCGCTTGTGGTGCGGCCTTTGGCCCCGCTGACGAACCCTCTCCGGGTAGCAGCACCTCGACAAAGTAA
- the rpsJ gene encoding 30S ribosomal protein S10, with protein MSTAIAQQKIRIRLKAFDRRMLDLSCEKIIETADHTAATAIGPIPLPTKRKIYCVLRSPHVDKDSREHFETRTHRRIIDIYSPSAKTIDALMKLDLPSGVDIEVKL; from the coding sequence ATGTCCACCGCTATTGCCCAGCAGAAGATCCGCATCCGCCTGAAGGCGTTTGATCGCCGCATGCTGGATCTGTCCTGCGAAAAAATCATCGAAACGGCTGATCACACCGCTGCAACTGCGATCGGTCCGATTCCCCTGCCTACCAAGCGCAAGATTTACTGCGTACTGCGCTCGCCCCACGTGGACAAGGACTCCCGTGAGCACTTCGAGACCCGCACCCACCGCCGGATCATCGATATCTACAGCCCTTCGGCCAAGACCATCGACGCGCTGATGAAGCTCGACCTACCCAGCGGCGTTGACATCGAAGTCAAGCTCTGA
- the rpsG gene encoding 30S ribosomal protein S7 codes for MSRRNAAEKRPVLPDPQFNSRLATMMVARLMKHGKKSTAQRILSDAFTLINERTGSDALELFETAVKNATPLVEVRARRVGGATYQVPMEVRQERGTAMALRWLVNFSRARNGRSMAQKLAGELMDAANEAGSAVRKREETHKMAEANKAFAHYRY; via the coding sequence ATGTCACGCCGCAACGCCGCTGAGAAGCGCCCGGTTCTCCCCGATCCTCAGTTCAACAGCCGTTTGGCAACCATGATGGTTGCTCGGCTGATGAAGCACGGCAAGAAGTCCACCGCCCAGCGGATTCTTTCCGACGCCTTCACGCTGATCAACGAGCGCACCGGCAGTGACGCCCTCGAGCTGTTCGAGACCGCAGTGAAGAACGCCACTCCCCTCGTGGAAGTCCGCGCTCGTCGCGTCGGTGGTGCCACTTACCAGGTGCCCATGGAAGTACGCCAGGAGCGCGGCACCGCCATGGCCCTGCGCTGGCTGGTCAACTTCTCTCGCGCCCGCAACGGCCGCAGCATGGCCCAGAAACTGGCTGGCGAACTGATGGATGCCGCCAACGAAGCTGGCAGCGCCGTCCGTAAGCGGGAAGAGACCCACAAGATGGCCGAAGCCAACAAGGCCTTCGCCCACTACCGCTACTAA
- a CDS encoding DUF1997 domain-containing protein, translating to MPLAFSASQALQLPVQQNAQRLAAYLDDEEQVIEALLEAEQLSKIAPGRYRYTVTKLQVFQLQIQPVVDLVARRSPNRIELEAIDCQLEGLGVVDDFQLSLGSWLEARDGALVGEASLAVSVSQPSLLKLIPAKVLEATGRSLLAGILLGIKTRVGQQLISDFQRWCKQHAINPAGVEA from the coding sequence ATGCCTCTGGCCTTCAGTGCCAGCCAAGCCTTGCAGTTGCCGGTGCAGCAGAACGCACAGCGTTTGGCTGCCTACCTGGACGACGAGGAGCAGGTCATTGAAGCCCTGCTCGAGGCCGAGCAGCTCAGCAAAATCGCACCTGGGCGCTATCGCTACACGGTGACCAAGCTGCAGGTCTTTCAACTGCAGATTCAACCGGTGGTGGACCTGGTAGCCCGCCGCAGCCCCAACCGCATCGAGCTCGAAGCCATCGACTGTCAGCTCGAAGGGCTGGGAGTCGTCGACGATTTCCAGCTCAGCCTGGGCTCATGGCTTGAAGCGCGAGACGGCGCCTTGGTTGGGGAGGCCAGCCTGGCGGTGAGTGTCAGCCAACCCAGCCTGTTGAAACTGATCCCAGCAAAAGTGCTGGAAGCCACGGGACGCTCACTGCTGGCAGGCATCTTGCTGGGCATCAAAACCCGGGTGGGACAGCAACTGATCAGCGATTTCCAGCGCTGGTGCAAGCAGCACGCCATCAACCCTGCAGGCGTCGAGGCCTAA